TGAGGCCAGCTCTTGGCTGTGAGAGGCACTTGCAGCACACTTGTTCGCTCTGGACCTTCGAGATGAGGTGAGTGCTTATCTCCTCTGCTCCTTTTTGGAGAAGATGACAGGGACCAACAGAAGAGTCCACTGCTTCCATCTTCTAATGAATTTTTTCTTCTATGACTCCCCTAAGGCTTCAGCTTCTCAAAGCATTGCCTTGTCATCAAGGCTTCCTAAATAAGCTTAAATTGAGAAATGCCAAATGAATTGGTATATAATTAATCTCTGAAAATAAGCCTGTTGCAAAGATAAATCCGGATCATGGAGTCCCATTATCTCTTCGTCTCCCTGGCAGCACAGTGCAACGTCTTTCAGGAAGAATCAAACTGGGTGAATTTTAATAGTAATTGCATCTCAAGTTGAAAACTCACCCAGAACTGGCCTCTGCTGCCATCTTAGTAGGGTTCCATTGCCTCTGTTCTGAGACTCCACGCTTCTGTGACCAACATTACAATTTGAATGAAGAAACgaataaatagaaatttactGAGCACCCATTACGTGCCATTCTCTTTCAAATCAGCCTGAGAGGGAAACAGTACTGTTTTTCACTTTACAGACAAGACAATCAAAGTTCAAAAAGGTTACCCCTGGTggataacagaagcagaattagAAATGAGGTCACTTTATCTCtgagtcatttgtttttctgccaCAGTCTGCTGTGTCTGAAAACTTACTGATCACCTACTTGGTCCCGGGTGCCGGTGCCATGTATTTTCATGTTCATCATCTCATAAAACCCATCTTCCTAGTACTCAGTGACGTAGGTGCTTATTTTACTGGTGACATAAAACTGAAGTTCAACTGTATGATACAACTTGCTCAAGTTACacggcttctcaggtggcgccagtggtaaagaacccacctgccaatgcaggagacataagagatgtgggttccatccctgtatCGGGaggagcctctggaggagggcatggcaccccactccagtattcttgcctggagaatcccatggacagaggagcctggggggctacagtccatagggtcgcacagagtcagacacgactgaagtgacttagcatgcaagcacgcAGGCTCAAGTCATGTAGAGGGCGGTCTCTGTGGCCTCTTTAAGGAGTCTCTTCATTGGAAAGGCTGGGAGGAGATGGCTGTTTCACTTTGGAAGAAGTTGGTCCTTTTGAATGACAAGCTGTAAGTCACACCAGTGGAGGTGGGCTGTTAGGTAGAAGAAGTATGTAGAAAAAGGACTGGTCTTGTCCTAACCAGCCGCCCATTCCTAAGGAGATGGTGGGTGAATTACATTCACAGAGGACAGTGGCTGGCTATAGAGCACTGCTATTACTAACCCGAATACCTGGTGTAGAATCATAGAGGTCACGGCTGGACTGGGCAGAGGTTTCCTTTTgcccagaggcaggagggagaacAAGCCACAGGGAGATTGTCTTGCTAAGGTCTTTTACGAAGCTGGCCAGCTTCAGGGGAGTCAgagttagaaaacagaaaaagagaaatggccAAGCTTCCTTTCAAGAGAGAGAAGCCACTGGGCTCCTGACTGTGTGGAAAGGGCATGACCAAAGACAGAAAACGCCCCCATGATTTTGAATGGAATGTGTGCTATGTATTGTGAGTTCAAATGCTGTTTATCTGTTTGCGTATCAGCCTGAGTATTTAACATAGTTATGCACGTCGGCATTCTTCATAACTCAGCTTGGTCCCAACCTTTGATGCCTGTGCTAATAATGAGGTGGTGTGAAATGACAGGTGTGCTTCTGGTCTTCTTACTTCAGGCTTGGTTTAGAGAGAGGGGCAACAGCTAAAGAAGCCTTAGACGTCATCGTCGCCTTGTTGGAAGAACATGGACAGGGTGGGAATTATTATGAAGATGCTAACTCCTGCCACAGCTTCCAAAGTGCATTTCTGATTGTGGACCGTGAGGAGGCGTGGGTGCTGGAGACTGTAGGGAAGTACTGGGCTGCAGAGAAGATCACAGGTGAGTGGGGGTGGCTGGTGGGGAGTTTCAAGGACAGGAAGAGCTAAGGCCATGGTGCCCAGACTTACAGACCCTCTCAGTGCTACATCTGCAGGCTCTAATGTGCTCCTCATTTCTGGGCACccaaatacacacatatttgcacatacattccattattttaaaacaattcattattggggattccctggtggtccgtccagtggttaggactacatTCTGTCATTGCTAggtacctgggttcaatccctggttaggttactaagatcctacaagctgcacagtgtggcctaaataaataaatacataattcatTATCAGGGTCACTGTGTTTTTCTAAATGTTGGGgcctgaaaaaaaatctgaatgaagaagtcccataatttaaaaattaaaaaaacaaaaaacgtatATATTGATTTGAGCAGAGGGCGATAGTTAAGCGAgactaagcgacttagcagcagcagcagcagcaacctggtgAGGAGAAATGTCTGGAGCTGCGACATTCATGAGTCTTGTTAGCAATACAGAGCCTCTTTCAAGGAACCTTTCACTTTTCTCGTGGGTAGTAAAcgagaataataataaaatattaaaataaaataaaatattaatattttattaaaatattttaatgggtagtaaatgagaataataataaaatattaatattaaaataaaataaaataaaaataaaaacctttcacttttctcttgggGTTTAGTTTGTCAGGTCAAGTGACTCACTCATTGAAAACGTGATAAAATGTGTCAGGGCTGCTCAAACCTTCTAGGAGATCTTAAAAGAAGACCAAGGACCTTATGTTTCTCTCTTCAGAAATGAAATTGATTCCTCCATATAGTTAGAGTCAAGTTGCAGGGGAGAGCTGCCCTGTAACATCCATTTCTTGATAAAGTCTCTATAAGTCTATGTCTAAATAGTTGGACTTTGTATTCTTTACAGAGGGAGTCAAGTGCATTTGCAATCAGCTTTCGCTCACAACTAAAATCGACGCAGAGCATCCGGAACTCAGGAGTTATGCTCAGAGTCAAGGTTGGTGGATGGGAGAGGACGAGTTTAATTTCTCTGAAGTTTTTTCTCCAGCTGATGACCATCTAACCTGCTGTTCAGGCAGAGACACCTTAGAAAAGCAAGAAGGTGAGTTGGGGTGTTCCTTACAGTTCTCTCTCTCATACCATTTGTCTTGCAGCTATTTCAGAGACCTTGTTTGAACTTGGAAGAATAAGCAAAGAGGAGAAGTGGAGAACAGACCTTGTCCTGTGTACGGAAACTGACTTGTGCTAAAGTCCTTGCTGTGCAGTCTATGACCAcaacttgcatttatttttacatgATGCTTTTTATCCATGGACGTTTCTGCTCCCATTTCTCCTTTAAGTGCTGATGTCACTATGCTTGTCTTTGAAACACTTAGTGCAGTCTTGCTTATACCTCAGCATTTGTACATTTGACGTATCTTCTCTGTATATTTCCCTGTTTCATTAGCCTGCTGAGTCTTGACATCAGGGGTGCTATCTTTTATTCACCTTAGGATCCCCTTGTGATGCCTGTTATGGCCCTTTGTTCCGTGAACACTTGTTGAGTCAAATTGTTGAATTCCTTTCATGAGCCCTCTATTTCCCACCCGATATTGACTTAGCCAGCAtccatttttaagtaaatgtggTGACTGGTAGCTTGTTACTTTTGTGCCTGAGTGGAAAACCCTTCCCCATAAACCACAATGGCCACATTTTATATTTGCTGGTGAGACATGTGTTTTGTGAGTCAAGCCTTTGGTGATTTAGAATAGGAGTTGACCTGTTGGTAGatgcctgttttgtaaataaaatttcactggaacacagccacacctgtttattttcctcttgtttaTGACTGCTTCCGTGCTGTGTGGCAGAGTTGAGCAGTTGCAGCAAGTCCAGCAGAGATTATAGGGCCCgtgtctttgtgtgtatgtgtgtgtgcgctcagtcgtgtccaactctttgcgaccccacggactgtagcctggcaggctcctctgtccatgggattctccaggcaagaacactggagtgggttaccgtttcatcttctaggggatcctcctgaccaagggattgaacacGCGTctcatgagtctcctgcattggcaggcagattctttaccactgagccatctgggaaggcctACAGGGCCCATAAGGCTAAACTGTTCCCTGGCTggttcttaaagaaaaaattggCTGACTCTTAATCTAGAAGAACACTTTAGGACTTTTGCTATAaactttattaatatattctggGTAGAAAGGtaagaaagtatttaaaaatgagaatcttATAAAAAACTacagtttttatttgaaaaaatctgACTTGGTgaaagtataatatataataccaGTTGTAAAGTAGTCCTGCCAAAAATATCAAACATTGACCTGATGCAGCTTCTGGATCTAGCTACTAGTTTGCCAGAAATTCAGAGGATGGAGGAGAATATTAATAACACCATCTGCAAAGTGCAACTTAAAAAGTCCAGAGTATGGGAGATTCAGGAGAAATGGCCAAGCAAATAAAATGCAAGGGGGGAAATGAGAGGCAGTGATTCAAAGAGTTTTAAGAGACATTATCAACCTGTCAGATCCTGGTTTAAATCAGTAGATTCATTTATGAGACAGGGAGGAAGTTTGAACCTGGATAGTTGAAGAACTTGGGGACTTGTCGTGAATATTTTTAGGTGCAATGTGTTATCCATGGAGATATTTACAAAAAGGATATGAGTTGTGGTAGCAAAGTTTAAGATACCTTTTCCCATGTGTTGCTTTGATTTGATCTTTGTGAATACAGAttgaaaaaatactgttttaatgAATTACCAAcagagggagaaaatgaagaaccAGAATCCTATGTAGTGGAAGATTTGTTAGTCTTTTTATCTGAACTCAGAGCCAATAGTCCTTATGGTTCTCGATATTTGAAAGACTTCTCTGTGTATATTTACCACTGTAGAGAGGTCATTCCCTAGATATAATATTAACTCTAACCAGCAGGATTATACCAGAGAGCTTGCTTGGTGCTCTGCATAGATTGTATACTTTCTTATGAATATCATTCTGTTGCATATTGTACTAGTTGAGGAATTGCTAAGTGCTGTAACAAAAAGACCCCAAAAtaatgtggttttaaaaaatgcacctttatttctctctcctaGTCCAAATGTATATAGACAGTCCAGGGTGGGTGGGTTACTTTACCTCAACATGTGACTTTGTTTTGTGGTCCACTCACTGGCATCTCCCAGCCAGcaggaaaggagggaaaagaatgAAGGGCAAGCATTCCTCTTTATGGATGTGACGGGCAAGTTACACACGTCATTTCTGCTTACCTCTCATTGGTCAAGATCTGTCCTGTGACCACACCTAAAGTAGGGCTGTTCTGTTCCCAGCTGTAATTTCAGGGGTTCTGTTACTCAAAAGGGAAATAACTAATGGATTTTGGTTAGCAGCttgcctcctccctctcttttttctttacagaaaGCATCACTGTGCAGACTATGATTGATGTCCTACGGGACAAAGCCAGTGGAGTCTGCGTAGATTCTGAGTCTTTCCTCACCACAGCCAGTGTCGTGTCTGTCCTGCCTCAGAACGGAAGCTCGCCATGCATCCACTACTTCACTGGGACCCCAGATCCTTCCAGGTTTGTCTGAGACAGTCACACAGCTGCCAAGTCTGTGCTTCCCCTGAGAGCTCACCCAGTAATCACACCCTGAGTTCCTGCCCTTCCCTGTACATATAGTCAGATTTTTCAATATCACCATAGCCAGTGCAGTACAAGAGAGGTGAAAAAGGGAAGTTCTTGGCTTTTATCATGTAGTGTTCATCACAGTCATGGAatcaaattgttttaaattcaacaaacatttattagtaTGTATTAtgggccaggcattgtgctgTATATGAGGgatgcaaagataaataaaactcagTGAGACAGAAGAGATAACAGGAAAGCTCAAGATTGATCAGAAGCACCAGTGGCTGTGAGTTAGAGGACAAAATGGCACAGAGACAAGGCACATTGCAGCCACTTCAAGGGCACTGGCCTCTTCTCTAAGACATTGTGTTTTAGGGCGTTGCTTCCTGCCCACACACCTCAGCAAAGGGCTTGTGGCCTCTAGAATAAACCACCTGAAGTTGAATTCCACCTCTGTCACTTAGTATTAATGGCCAGTAAGTCCCTTAACCTCACTAAGCTTGTGTCTGTCCTATACAATGGGCACAATCCCAGACCGTACTTTTTTATgcttgttgggaggattaaatgagataatccaagTAAATGCATAACAGGTCTAGCTATTATTTTAGACTATCTCTGGTCTACCTGGCAGACAGCAGCCCTTCTCAGTAACTTTCAGTCCTGCACACCAAGATCATGCCATTGGTAACTTAGACACAACCATCGTGACTTCTAAATGATCAGAATCACTTGAGGGGAGTTTTTGATAAATACAGATGTCTTGACCCAAACCTTTTGTGTCAGGAATTTTAAGGTGGGCTTAGGAGTCTGTCCAGTAAGTCTGATTCCTCAGCCTGGAGGGCTCTAGAAGACTGCCCATTCCAGTAGGATCTCTGGTATTTTTCACGTGTTCCATTGGCTGATCATCATTTGAGTATCGGGTGTCAAACTTTTGACTCTGCTGCCACGGAATCTGTAGCTGTTTGATTTCATTCCCTTTCCAGCTGAAAATACTTAACTCTCCTCTTGTTGTTTCAGGAATACAGGCAATGGCAGTGCCCAGCTAGGGACTGTGTCTTAGGTGACTCAGGGGAGAAGCCAAGTACCTTCCCTGACTCTTTGGCCTCCCTGTCCCAATATAAGTAGATCTTTCTAGCAGGACCTATTAAATCCCGTATAAACTATCCTTagtctttcattcactcatttattcattcaataagcaCTTGTTAGGCACCTGCTGTGTACCAAATATTATGCTTATTGTGTGCTAGAGACTAACTGTTTACAAGATAAGAGGGGCACAAAGGAGGCAGTGAAGGCGAAACTTCACAGAGGAAGAACTCTCGAGCACTGGTGTCGTGAGAGGAGGGGTTTGTTAGGTGCTGAAAGTGGGAGTGACATTCTGGGTgggagggaacagcatgtgcagagGCACAGAGGCATGAGCCAGCATGGCACCCCTTGCAGCTGTGCATCCTTCTATAGTTTGAGTTTCCATCCGTCTCCCCACTCCCCCAGTACCTCCCAAGCCCAGCGTGGGCCCTCTGCTGGCCTCTAACCAGGAGCCTCACCCACTCACCAGTATTCCAGGCAGCCTCTCAGGACACGCCTCTTGTTTGactctggcttctttctcttgaCTTGATCTCCCCATTAGGAATGCCTGGTTCTGTGACCCCACTCCTACCCCACTTTTTGGTCGATCAGATCTGGGGCTTGTCCTTCCTCTCCCTTGTGGATGCTGACCTTGCTTGCTGATGGCTTTTGTGAGCACTCTGTGCTGGCCCACAGGGATACGTGTAGGCTTTCAGAATGTGTCTGGAACATCCTGTCAAGGTCTTTAGACATTGTTTTTCTGGGAAAGGAGCTTTTGAAGGAGCGGGTTGAACTGAAGAGTGACCACAACAGCCCCCTTGGTTCCTGACTTATCAGACACCTGCTCCAGCTGTGCTTAGAAGACAGCTTTGTGGTGCCAGGACGTGAAGATAAAGTCATTCTGTTTCCTAGGCTATAGGACACAGCCCAGTGCAATTCTAAAAATGCGCTGAAAAATAGCTTTCTAATATCTAAAAGTGAAAATttcaagtaattttaaaagaaaattattcatgGTTAAATTAATTGAGAAGACCTTAAAGGCTATTAAGGGCTTCCTGGAAgacattcatttttatcatctaTGGTTAAATGAACTACATTGCCTACTGTGACTATAGAActgtcatagatttttttttctcctattcaaCATTTCAATGTTTCTTTGTAATTAGGCATCCTTACCATTTTGTATTTTGTCAGCAGGAAGCATAATTACCTACTCTTGGGTTTTAGGTAATAAAATTAGGGAAATTTTAGCCGGCTTCGGCTAATGCTACAAACGTTAGAGAGATGTTTGCAGGAAATAGTTTCGGAGCAGTGGCCTTGCAGAAGATTATGATCAAAGAAGACTGTTATTTATCCTCCCAATTAATGTTAGAAACTGAAGGACATGATCGTACTATTGTTCTATCTGCTTCAGCACTTCTCGGCTCTTTGCTTACTGTATTAATTATAGATCCTTCTCTCAAAATAGCTTGTTCTCATAGTCCcgttttttcttcctccttccctcttttctctccctcctgaTTTGTACCAGGTATTATATAAGTTTGAGAATTGGAGGCAGATACAaaagccagagtttgagagataGAGGGAGATGCAGAAGAACTTTAATTTTATTGAGTGGGCAAATTCCATCATGTAATATATTCTGATGAGTCAGCTGGTGCCTCGATCATCCATACAGTGACACTGATCGGCGTTAGTGCACCAGTTCTAACCGTTTGCTTCGTGGAAGCCAGTATCTGTTAAAGCTTCATCCGTATGAAGGATTGGGAAGGGAAAGAGCAGAGAGGTAGCTTCGCATTTTGAGACAGTGTAATTTCCAGGTTCCGTTGCTGTGCTGGAGTTTGTGAGAGCTGATGATGTCATGTCTGCCCAACCCTGTGTTCAGTAATGTCACACGGGTGGCTTGAGAAGGGCCCCAGTGAGTGTGTTCACACTGTGGAGATCAGCGGACACTATGAATTAGGGCTGATTGCTTCACTACTTAGAAGCTATCACATCTGAGAAAACACAAATATTCAAGATACAGGAGGATAAACCAAGTGGAGGAAAGAATTAAAagtgtttccattttaaatattagtaGGCTATTTCCCAACCCATTTCTTTAATTGCATTAGGCCATGTAATTCAGCCTGGAAAACAAAATAGGGAGGAAGTTCTAGGAAAAGAGGGTCTTTGACCCACTTTATGGCAGGGAACTGGAGAGATGCAAGGgatacagggtgtgtgtgtgtgtgtgtgtgtgtgtgtgtatgtgtgcgagTGTGTGGTGTTTGCTTCCTCTTCTCGTAGGTACTAGGCTTGAGAGTCTACGTTGCATCAATTGAGACTGTCTCATCTGGTTAGTTCAAATGTCAGTGACAAGTGAACCTTTTCATTATTGGAGATAATGTTATAGACACTGTGGTTTATGTAAATACAGGGCCACAGCCTGCATGGACGACACCCAGCTGAGGACCTTGTGTAAAATAGCCCTGCCTTTGATTTCATTCCTAACTCTCCCAGCAGtatctttttcctctctcccaccccacggttttgactttttaaaacctCCCAGGGTATCTGGATCCAGTCCAAAGGGTGTCCCAGGCTCCAGAGGTACTAGTTTTCTTTCCCTCTAAATGGAAACGCCCTTCACAAATAGGTTCTGCTCTCAGCCATATGTGGCTTTAGCTATGTATGTGATTTAAGTGATTCACAGCCCAGCTGGAATGACCCATGGATGAACCATTCAGAGGGACACATGCAGTTGAGGGAAACTGGTTCTTCCAGGCCCATATCAGATTGGTTTAAAGTTTAGCAGATGCATCCAAGCAGGGCCCTTTGTGCTGCTGTTTTTGTGCGAGCAGATCCACCAGGGACTCTGGGGCAGAAGTTAAGCCCATCACTCTGGGAGTTTCTGCATCATTGGTAAGAACACAGCCCTGTTTGAAGTAAGAAATGTGAGCTGGCCAGTCATACTAGAGTTCTGTGTCAGAATCAGCCATGAACTGCTCTTGGGGTCCTCAGTATGAGTGATGAACTGGGCCCCACCATGGCTGGGTGTGCTGGGAGGGGTGGTCATGACCCACATGGCAGTTCAGCTTTGCTGCTGGCTGGATATATGGCCTTGATCAAGTCATTTCATCTCTCTGAACATACATTCATTCAAGTGTCATTTAAGAAGCTACCATCTGAGGTTCACTTTTGGGAAAATGTCAGAGTATCTTCTCACTTACttgtatttttaatgtgattttctgTAATGTTTGGTAAGAAATCAAAACATTTGGAAACCATTGAGTTTTCCACATTGCCCTTTTCTGGATCTATAGATGTAAGTGATCAGGATGGAATTATAGATAATTCCCACATTCTGGTATATTATTGTGGTTTATTATggcaataattttatttattcaatctcaaaaaagaaTCTCCCTTTAACCATTTGATGGTAAAATaatccggctgccaatgcaggagacacaggttcagtctttgggtcagaaagatcccctggaggaggaaatgacaccccactccagtattcttacctggaaaatcccatggacagaggagccaggcaggctacagcccatggggtcataaagagttaacACGACCAGGTGAGACAACTACCTGATGAACATATACTTCATGTTTTTAGCAGCTGAGGATGCTGGGTTCCTTAtagactttggggaaaaaattcttGGAGGACTTTGGCTGCTTTAGAATATTCTAGAAACCTCATATTAttaacttacttatttttaaagttaaaatggaTGGATAGAAGGGATAAACATATAGTCCCTCTGTCTTACAGATGCCACCAGACACTTTCTCAGTGATGTTAAACTAACCTCCACATGCCAGTGAGTGTGGACTGGCTTGAGGTTCCATCAGGCAGGgggttttgactttttttttttttttaactctgctgTTATCTTGTGTATTGGGTGCAGAAGACCACAACTGTGCTTACCGTGAACTTCTTGAAAGCACAGGTTCATGAGCCTCATGACGTAGAAAGAGAAATAGCACAATAGCTTTAGCAGCTGAAAGGGAGAGATCATTTCAGCCCattgagagacagagaggaaaatgATGGACCCCACAGCTGGTCAGAGGTCAAGAGGGGACACAGACCTGCATGTGGAGTCCAGCCTAATTCCCGGCCCTGCTGTGGTGAGGCAGGCAGACCTGGACAGTTGCTCAGGAGGATCCGGTACCATGGTTCTCCCCATGGGGCCAGTTTCAGGATGGTCCTGAGCCGCATAGTAAGTAAAGCACCGAG
This DNA window, taken from Bos indicus isolate NIAB-ARS_2022 breed Sahiwal x Tharparkar chromosome 4, NIAB-ARS_B.indTharparkar_mat_pri_1.0, whole genome shotgun sequence, encodes the following:
- the SCRN1 gene encoding secernin-1 isoform X2, whose translation is MLMCTYISINQVPRTHAIVISRPAWLWGAEMGANEHGVCIANEAINAREPAAETEALLGMDLVRLGLERGATAKEALDVIVALLEEHGQGGNYYEDANSCHSFQSAFLIVDREEAWVLETVGKYWAAEKITEGVKCICNQLSLTTKIDAEHPELRSYAQSQGWWMGEDEFNFSEVFSPADDHLTCCSGRDTLEKQEESITVQTMIDVLRDKASGVCVDSESFLTTASVVSVLPQNGSSPCIHYFTGTPDPSRSIFKPFIFVDDVKLVPKAQSPCFGDDDPAKKEPRFQEKPDRRHELYKAHEWARAVLESDEEQGQKLRKTMLELEKQGLEAMEEILTSSDPLDPTEVGDLFYDCVDTEIKFFK